The following nucleotide sequence is from Syntrophorhabdaceae bacterium.
CAAGGTCGTTGCCATAGGCGGACCGACGTGCACGGGCAAATCGGACCTTGCCGTCGCAGCGGCGAGACACCTTGGAGGCGAGATCGTCAATGGCGATTCCATGCAGGTGTACCGCTATTTCGACATAGGGACGGCGAAGCCTTCGGCTGCCGCCCGCGAGAGCGTTCCCCATCATCTCATCGACATGGTGGACCCCGATGAGGAGTTCAATGCCGCTTTTTTCCAGGACGAGGCCGACAGGGCCATATCAGACATCAACGGCAGGGGCAGGGTGCCCATCATCGTAGGCGGGACGGGTCTCTATCTGAGGGCCCTTTTCTACGGCCTTTTTCCCGCGGCGAAGGACGGCGCCCTTCGCGAGCGCCTTACCGCCGAATACGCCGGGGACCCCATCGCTTTTTACGAGAGACTTAAGGCCATTGACCCCGTATATGCCCTGAGGATCAGTTTCCGCGACCGCGTAAGGGCGGTCCGGGCGATGG
It contains:
- the miaA gene encoding tRNA (adenosine(37)-N6)-dimethylallyltransferase MiaA, translating into KVVAIGGPTCTGKSDLAVAAARHLGGEIVNGDSMQVYRYFDIGTAKPSAAARESVPHHLIDMVDPDEEFNAAFFQDEADRAISDINGRGRVPIIVGGTGLYLRALFYGLFPAAKDGALRERLTAEYAGDPIAFYERLKAIDPVYALRISFRDRVRAVRAMEIYLLGGKPVSELEKDHGFREARYDICSIGLAAPREELYRRIDERVLDMLSRGLVDEVRSILARGYARESKPFSSIGYREVLRYLSGSIEYEDMVKDIQKNTRNYAKRQFTWFRKEKGMQWFEHPQELDRIIGTMSGCVDRWN